The Desulfitobacterium chlororespirans DSM 11544 genome window below encodes:
- a CDS encoding type II secretion system F family protein has translation MLSYQIFFILGGIVLAYVFYEIYKRTKKTPLAILVARQENAPPKVDVTKKENSFNKRAERVGWTVGRNYLEFMLMVGVVIGGVAAFYFKTWVPLVAGIAAGMFYPYYKLSQKEELYFDELPTRADQALGAVEQQIDSDIPIFDALKQAVPYMQQPLRQKYEKVTEKVEKTGMPLKRALEGIPEELGLAQLEYFHIILEVAEETEEKAREIISDASDTIRRQQKQANRLKREIAMSKSEMKMMFVLVLVMVASFSFMLPDTVPIKGTIIQKGLNIAVIGISGWTTWATLKKIQAKNLF, from the coding sequence GTGTTGAGCTATCAGATCTTCTTCATATTAGGCGGCATAGTACTGGCTTATGTGTTCTATGAAATCTATAAACGGACCAAAAAGACTCCACTCGCAATACTTGTTGCTCGACAGGAAAATGCCCCGCCGAAAGTTGATGTAACTAAAAAAGAAAACAGCTTTAACAAGAGAGCAGAGAGGGTCGGCTGGACAGTAGGACGCAACTATCTTGAGTTTATGCTAATGGTAGGAGTCGTTATAGGGGGAGTTGCCGCATTCTATTTTAAGACTTGGGTTCCACTTGTTGCTGGTATTGCCGCCGGGATGTTCTATCCTTACTACAAACTCTCTCAGAAAGAAGAATTGTACTTTGACGAATTGCCGACGCGCGCTGATCAAGCCCTTGGAGCTGTGGAGCAGCAGATTGATTCCGATATACCGATATTTGACGCATTAAAACAAGCTGTGCCATACATGCAGCAGCCCTTAAGACAGAAGTATGAGAAGGTCACTGAGAAAGTTGAAAAGACCGGAATGCCTCTTAAACGGGCGTTAGAGGGGATACCGGAAGAATTAGGACTTGCACAACTTGAGTATTTTCATATCATTTTAGAGGTTGCCGAAGAGACTGAAGAAAAGGCCCGGGAGATCATTTCTGATGCTTCAGATACGATTCGGCGGCAACAGAAACAGGCTAATCGTCTTAAGAGAGAAATTGCGATGAGCAAATCTGAAATGAAAATGATGTTTGTACTGGTTCTGGTTATGGTCGCTTCTTTCTCGTTTATGCTACCTGATACCGTTCCGATAAAAGGGACAATAATACAAAAAGGCTTAAATATTGCTGTCATTGGGATCAGTGGTTGGACAACA